From the genome of Rathayibacter sp. VKM Ac-2759, one region includes:
- a CDS encoding epoxide hydrolase family protein, translated as MSEAESLHPFRVDIAPSAVDDLRARLRRTRLPEPLPGDGWDTGVPTGYLRGLVDAWAGFDWAEYQERLNAVPQFTTAIDGQTIHVVHVRSEAPGAVPLLLTHGWPGSFLELLGLIETLTDAAFDVVIPSLPGFGFSAPLTSGGWTTRRIAETWAELMTRLGYDRFAVQGGDLGAGVAPEVARVAPDRVIGVHVNGTLGFVPEVDDETAASLTPLEQDRLRRIGDFLRNEFSYIALQSTRPGLVGELLSDSPVAQLAWMIDKFRAWTHPLEAAPEDVVGLEFLLANASLYWFTATAGSAAYVGYAQESEWGAVPEDSGVPTAVICFAHDIGIRRFVEDAHTIVRWTDVPDRGGHFAALEEPALLVADIREFVRGLR; from the coding sequence ATGAGCGAAGCAGAGAGCCTCCACCCCTTCCGCGTCGACATCGCGCCGAGCGCCGTCGACGACCTGCGCGCGCGTCTGCGCCGCACGCGCCTCCCCGAGCCCCTGCCCGGCGACGGCTGGGACACGGGGGTCCCGACCGGCTACCTCCGCGGGCTCGTCGACGCCTGGGCCGGCTTCGACTGGGCGGAGTACCAGGAGCGGCTCAACGCGGTACCGCAGTTCACGACCGCGATCGACGGGCAGACGATCCACGTCGTGCACGTGCGATCGGAGGCGCCGGGCGCGGTCCCGCTGCTGCTCACGCACGGCTGGCCCGGCTCCTTCCTCGAGCTGCTCGGCCTGATCGAGACGCTGACCGACGCCGCGTTCGACGTGGTGATCCCCTCCCTCCCCGGCTTCGGCTTCTCGGCGCCGCTCACCTCCGGAGGCTGGACGACGCGGCGGATCGCCGAGACCTGGGCGGAGCTGATGACGCGGCTCGGCTACGACCGGTTCGCCGTGCAGGGCGGCGATCTCGGCGCCGGAGTCGCGCCCGAGGTCGCGCGGGTCGCGCCCGACCGCGTGATCGGCGTGCACGTGAACGGCACCCTCGGCTTCGTGCCCGAGGTCGACGACGAGACCGCCGCCTCGCTCACTCCGCTCGAGCAGGACCGGCTGCGGAGGATCGGCGACTTCCTGCGGAACGAGTTCAGCTACATCGCGCTCCAGTCGACCCGCCCGGGGCTGGTCGGCGAGCTGCTCAGCGACTCCCCCGTCGCGCAGCTGGCGTGGATGATCGACAAGTTCCGCGCGTGGACGCATCCGCTCGAGGCGGCGCCGGAGGACGTGGTGGGGCTCGAGTTCCTGCTCGCGAACGCCTCGCTGTACTGGTTCACCGCGACAGCCGGCTCGGCCGCGTACGTCGGCTACGCCCAGGAGTCGGAGTGGGGCGCCGTACCGGAGGACTCGGGCGTTCCGACCGCGGTGATCTGCTTCGCGCACGACATCGGCATCCGGCGCTTCGTCGAGGACGCGCACACGATCGTGCGCTGGACCGACGTGCCCGACCGCGGCGGCCACTTCGCGGCCCTCGAGGAGCCGGCGCTGCTGGTCGCGGACATCCGCGAGTTCGTGCGCGGACTGCGCTGA
- a CDS encoding YafY family protein, with the protein MPRTTGRTLDLLGLLQTRRDWSGAELCARLGVSARTLRRDVDDLRGLGYGIDSVPGVGGGYRLGIGASVPPLVLSTEEAVAIAVGLRAAASTTVTGIEDAAARALVKLEQSLSAETRERITAVERAVLTLGGSVEPVDLDTVVTIARAIRDARSLRIDYTRHDGEEVRRTIQPHRIVHTGSRWYVVARDADRDAWRTLRLDRLVPRLPLAEPFTPQRIPDDAVREFTSRSISVAPYPHRYRVRMHAPAARVSALFGPEVARVTVLDASSCELEAGAASPEQFALYIGTTGIGFDVLEGDDLRAALTEIGERLLRAALSPRGRASAAPPTP; encoded by the coding sequence ATGCCCCGCACCACCGGACGCACCCTCGACCTGCTCGGCCTGCTGCAGACCCGCCGCGACTGGAGCGGCGCCGAGCTGTGCGCCCGGCTCGGCGTGAGCGCGCGCACCCTCCGCCGCGACGTCGACGACCTGCGCGGCCTCGGCTACGGCATCGACTCGGTGCCGGGCGTCGGCGGCGGGTACCGGCTCGGGATCGGCGCGTCCGTCCCTCCGCTGGTCCTCTCGACGGAGGAGGCCGTCGCGATCGCGGTCGGGCTGCGGGCGGCCGCGAGCACCACCGTCACCGGGATCGAGGACGCCGCCGCGCGCGCCCTGGTGAAGCTCGAGCAGTCGCTGTCGGCCGAGACCCGCGAGCGGATCACCGCGGTCGAGCGCGCGGTGCTGACCCTCGGCGGCTCCGTCGAGCCGGTCGACCTCGACACCGTGGTCACGATCGCCCGCGCGATCCGGGATGCGCGCAGCCTCCGGATCGACTACACGCGGCACGACGGCGAGGAGGTGCGCCGCACGATCCAGCCGCACCGCATCGTGCACACGGGCTCGCGCTGGTACGTGGTCGCGCGCGACGCCGACCGCGACGCCTGGCGCACGCTGCGTCTCGACCGGCTCGTCCCGCGCCTCCCACTCGCCGAGCCGTTCACGCCGCAGCGGATCCCCGACGACGCGGTGCGCGAGTTCACGAGTCGCAGCATCTCGGTCGCGCCCTATCCCCACCGCTACCGGGTGCGGATGCACGCGCCGGCCGCCCGCGTCTCGGCCCTGTTCGGTCCGGAGGTGGCGCGGGTGACGGTGCTCGATGCGTCCTCGTGCGAGCTCGAGGCGGGGGCGGCCTCGCCGGAGCAGTTCGCGCTCTACATCGGCACGACGGGCATCGGGTTCGACGTGCTCGAGGGCGACGACCTGCGCGCCGCACTCACGGAGATCGGCGAGCGCCTGCTCCGCGCCGCGCTCAGCCCGCGAGGGCGCGCGTCCGCTGCACCGCCCACACCGTGA
- a CDS encoding MFS transporter has translation MTTRTSPGMSPGLTLLFAIAGGAAVGNLYWAQPLLGVIGDSFGVTTSAAGLLVTVTQVGYALGVFFLVPLGDTVDRRRMIPALMVLAAVFLAATALAPAFPVLLATLAMIGVTTVAGQLLTPLAGDLASDEQRGRVLGTVASGLVLGLLISRAISGIVADLLGWRSVFAGAAVLMLVLAVVMARRLPALPPRERVRYATLLGSVLRTVAGSRTVRVTVLIGGSAMCAFTLFWTGLTFLLGSAPYSYSATAIGLVSLVGIAGAISAQRVGRLYDRGLSLPALGVGLAVALLGLVIAGIGAASIVVVLVAVGVFSIGLQAVQVLAQTRMLSIDPAARSRLNTVYIVGNFAGGALGSALAGVLWQSGGWTALLLAAASVLGFALTVWAVQRTRALAG, from the coding sequence GTGACGACCCGCACCAGCCCCGGCATGTCCCCCGGCCTCACGCTCCTCTTCGCGATCGCGGGCGGGGCGGCCGTCGGCAACCTCTACTGGGCGCAGCCCCTGCTCGGGGTGATCGGCGACTCCTTCGGAGTCACGACGAGCGCCGCGGGACTGCTGGTCACCGTCACGCAGGTCGGCTACGCGCTCGGGGTCTTCTTCCTCGTGCCCCTCGGCGACACTGTGGACCGTCGCCGGATGATCCCCGCGCTGATGGTGCTCGCGGCGGTGTTCCTCGCCGCCACGGCTCTCGCGCCCGCGTTCCCGGTGCTGCTCGCGACCCTCGCGATGATCGGAGTGACGACCGTCGCCGGTCAGCTACTCACTCCCCTCGCCGGCGACCTGGCGAGCGACGAGCAGCGCGGTCGCGTGCTCGGCACCGTCGCCTCCGGACTCGTGCTCGGTCTGCTGATCTCGCGGGCGATCAGCGGGATCGTCGCCGATCTGCTCGGCTGGCGCTCCGTGTTCGCGGGCGCCGCGGTGCTGATGCTGGTGCTCGCCGTCGTGATGGCGCGACGCCTGCCGGCCCTGCCGCCGCGCGAGCGCGTGCGCTACGCGACCCTGCTCGGCTCGGTGCTGCGGACCGTCGCCGGCAGTCGCACCGTGCGGGTGACGGTGCTGATCGGCGGGTCGGCGATGTGCGCGTTCACCCTGTTCTGGACGGGCCTGACCTTCCTCCTCGGCAGCGCCCCCTACTCCTACTCGGCGACGGCGATCGGGCTCGTGAGCCTGGTCGGCATTGCCGGCGCGATCTCGGCGCAGCGGGTCGGGCGCCTGTACGACCGGGGGCTGTCCCTGCCTGCGCTCGGAGTGGGCCTCGCCGTGGCGCTGCTCGGTCTGGTGATCGCCGGAATCGGCGCGGCGTCGATCGTGGTGGTGCTGGTGGCGGTGGGCGTCTTCTCGATCGGGCTGCAGGCCGTGCAGGTGCTCGCTCAGACGCGGATGCTCTCGATCGATCCCGCGGCGCGCAGCCGCCTCAACACCGTCTACATCGTGGGCAACTTCGCCGGCGGCGCGCTCGGGTCCGCGCTCGCGGGCGTGCTCTGGCAGTCCGGCGGCTGGACGGCCCTGCTGCTGGCGGCGGCGAGCGTCCTGGGGTTCGCGCTCACGGTGTGGGCGGTGCAGCGGACGCGCGCCCTCGCGGGCTGA
- a CDS encoding carboxymuconolactone decarboxylase family protein produces the protein MADVTPSPLRATIGETAPKIVDLTEQVLFGDVWERPELVKRDRSLVTIASLVTGGNFVQLESHVRMGLANGLTEEEIVEVATHLAFYAGWPKALSAIDVAQRVFAEDASA, from the coding sequence ATGGCCGACGTCACCCCCAGCCCCCTCCGCGCCACGATCGGCGAGACCGCGCCGAAGATCGTCGACCTGACCGAGCAGGTGCTCTTCGGCGACGTCTGGGAGCGCCCGGAGCTCGTCAAGCGCGACCGCAGCCTCGTCACGATCGCCTCGCTCGTCACCGGCGGGAATTTCGTGCAGCTCGAGTCGCACGTCAGGATGGGACTCGCGAACGGACTGACCGAGGAGGAGATCGTGGAGGTCGCCACCCACCTCGCCTTCTACGCCGGCTGGCCGAAGGCCCTGTCGGCGATCGACGTGGCGCAGCGCGTGTTCGCGGAGGACGCCTCCGCGTGA
- a CDS encoding ABC transporter permease produces the protein MRTVDLIGTAVSNTFRSKTRTLLTILAIFVGAFTLTLTNGLGTGINAYIDDTVNGVGASDVMTVTKASDDQAGLDSGPTEYDPDTVASGGVGRPGQTVVALTPDDLDTLSGIDGVLEVTAVKSISADYIEQGDGTKYVIGVGSLVEGQTIQLTAGEVPDDSSAEYQVVLPVSYVEPLGFADDASAVGATVSIAITDAQRTQHVVEATVVGVAEASVASATGASAIPNDALTDELFATQNIGVPADQVERYAQASVRFSPDATDEQITALKDRLAAAGYTGSTVADQLGTIKTVVDGIVLVLNAFAIIALLAASFGIVNTLLMSVQERTREIGLMKAMGMGSGRVFTLFSIEAAFIGFLGSAIGALLAVAAGTAISGVLSGTLLADLPGLNLIAFDPASILLVVLVVMLIAFLAGTLPAARAARADPVTSLRYE, from the coding sequence ATGAGGACCGTCGACCTGATCGGGACCGCGGTCTCGAACACCTTCCGCTCCAAGACCCGCACGCTGCTGACGATCCTCGCGATCTTCGTCGGCGCCTTCACGCTCACGCTCACCAACGGCCTCGGCACGGGCATCAACGCCTACATCGACGACACCGTCAACGGCGTCGGAGCCTCCGACGTGATGACCGTCACCAAGGCCTCGGACGACCAGGCGGGGCTCGACTCCGGCCCCACCGAGTACGACCCCGACACCGTCGCGAGCGGTGGAGTCGGCCGTCCCGGGCAGACCGTCGTCGCCCTCACTCCCGACGACCTCGACACCCTCTCGGGTATCGACGGCGTGCTCGAGGTGACCGCGGTGAAGTCGATCTCGGCCGACTACATCGAGCAGGGCGACGGGACGAAGTACGTCATCGGCGTCGGCAGCCTCGTGGAGGGGCAGACGATCCAGCTGACCGCGGGCGAAGTCCCCGACGACTCGTCAGCGGAGTACCAGGTGGTGCTGCCCGTCTCGTACGTCGAGCCGCTCGGCTTCGCCGACGACGCCTCGGCGGTCGGGGCGACGGTCTCGATCGCGATCACGGACGCCCAGCGCACGCAGCACGTGGTCGAGGCCACGGTCGTCGGAGTCGCGGAGGCGAGCGTCGCGTCGGCCACCGGAGCGAGCGCGATCCCCAACGACGCCCTCACCGACGAGCTCTTCGCGACCCAGAACATCGGCGTGCCGGCCGATCAGGTCGAGCGCTACGCCCAGGCGAGCGTCCGCTTCTCACCCGACGCAACCGACGAGCAGATCACCGCGCTCAAGGACCGCCTCGCCGCTGCCGGCTACACCGGCAGCACCGTCGCCGACCAGCTCGGCACGATCAAGACGGTCGTCGACGGCATCGTGCTCGTGCTGAACGCCTTCGCGATCATCGCGCTGCTCGCGGCGAGCTTCGGCATCGTCAACACCCTGCTGATGAGCGTGCAGGAGCGCACCCGCGAGATCGGCCTGATGAAGGCGATGGGCATGGGCAGCGGACGGGTGTTCACGCTGTTCAGCATCGAGGCGGCGTTCATCGGGTTCCTCGGCAGTGCGATCGGCGCCCTCCTCGCCGTCGCGGCGGGCACGGCGATCAGCGGGGTGCTCTCGGGGACGCTGCTGGCCGATCTGCCCGGCCTGAACCTCATCGCGTTCGACCCGGCGTCGATCCTGCTGGTGGTGCTCGTGGTGATGCTGATCGCGTTCCTCGCGGGGACGCTCCCCGCGGCCCGCGCGGCGCGCGCCGACCCGGTCACGTCGCTCCGCTACGAGTGA
- a CDS encoding ABC transporter ATP-binding protein: protein MSTPIISVRDVHRSYGKGQNRFDALKGVSFDIREGESVAIVGKSGSGKSTLMHVLALLDAPTSGVVELEGVDTRTLKGRRLNTTRNRTFGFVFQQFFLTANASVLDNVVLPMKIAGVGRAERKRRGLAALEQLELDGKARSRAVDLSGGQKQRTVIARALVNNPRILFADEPTGNLDTATGGVVEDILFALNRENGITLIVVTHDEELAARCDRRILIRDGVLVEDSGAVAA, encoded by the coding sequence ATGAGCACGCCCATCATCTCGGTGAGAGATGTCCACCGGTCCTACGGGAAGGGCCAGAACCGCTTCGACGCGCTGAAGGGCGTGAGCTTCGACATCCGCGAGGGCGAGAGCGTCGCGATCGTCGGCAAGAGCGGCTCGGGCAAGTCGACGCTGATGCACGTGCTGGCGCTCCTGGACGCGCCGACGTCGGGAGTGGTCGAGCTGGAGGGCGTCGACACCCGCACCCTCAAGGGGCGCCGGCTCAACACCACGCGCAACCGCACGTTCGGCTTCGTGTTCCAGCAGTTCTTCCTGACGGCGAACGCCTCGGTGCTCGACAACGTGGTGCTGCCGATGAAGATCGCCGGCGTCGGCCGGGCCGAGCGCAAGCGCCGCGGCCTCGCGGCGCTCGAGCAGCTCGAGCTCGACGGCAAGGCGAGGAGCAGGGCCGTCGACCTCTCGGGCGGGCAGAAGCAGCGGACCGTGATCGCGCGCGCCCTCGTGAACAACCCGCGCATCCTCTTCGCGGACGAGCCCACGGGCAACCTCGACACGGCGACCGGAGGCGTGGTGGAGGACATCCTGTTCGCGCTGAACCGCGAGAACGGCATCACCCTGATCGTCGTGACCCACGACGAGGAGCTGGCGGCCCGCTGCGACCGGCGGATCCTCATCCGCGACGGCGTGCTCGTCGAGGACTCGGGGGCGGTGGCCGCATGA
- a CDS encoding histidine kinase: MAMIEPGHLPGHRRPPGWVGDVIAAIVIAALALAPFPGREYRATSGLALGLTLTPILLLPLRRRLPVAVLVGTVALYGAAALTGTLSPGIVIAAAVAMFAVANRRPRRLSVIVMIATAASILLLSLLAATVGALDARVIQFAVIIAFAGAAGDATRSRREYIVAVTERAERAEQTRESEARRRVTEERLRIARDLHDAVAHQISVISLNAGVASSALETRPDRAREALGTIRTAARSVLGEIGDLLEVLRSDERLAESAGPQPGLERLDELVGRFEADGLQITLRTEGDPAAVTGAVDLVAYRVVQEALTNAHKHGADHRAHVLLDIGGDRVGIVVTNPVPAEAAPAPRGAGHGLLGLRERVASVRGSVTTGPAPGGYRVAATLPLPQQQQPPPQHVPDASHATASRATPSHATPSLGSDGDS; the protein is encoded by the coding sequence ATGGCCATGATCGAGCCCGGGCACCTCCCCGGGCACCGCAGACCCCCGGGGTGGGTCGGCGACGTGATCGCGGCGATCGTCATCGCGGCGCTGGCCCTCGCTCCGTTCCCGGGGCGCGAGTACCGCGCCACGAGCGGCCTCGCCCTCGGGCTGACGCTCACGCCGATCCTGCTCCTCCCGCTGCGGCGCCGCCTGCCGGTCGCCGTGCTCGTCGGCACGGTCGCGCTCTACGGAGCGGCGGCCCTCACCGGCACGCTCTCGCCGGGCATCGTGATCGCGGCGGCCGTGGCCATGTTCGCCGTGGCGAACCGGCGCCCGCGGCGGCTGAGCGTGATCGTGATGATCGCGACGGCCGCCTCGATCCTGCTCCTCAGCCTCCTCGCGGCGACCGTCGGCGCCCTCGATGCGCGGGTGATCCAGTTCGCCGTGATCATCGCCTTCGCGGGCGCCGCGGGCGACGCCACCCGCTCGCGGCGGGAGTACATCGTGGCCGTCACCGAGCGCGCCGAGCGGGCGGAGCAGACCCGCGAGTCGGAGGCGCGGCGCCGGGTGACGGAGGAGCGGCTGCGCATCGCCCGCGACCTGCACGACGCGGTCGCGCACCAGATCTCGGTGATCAGCCTGAACGCCGGAGTCGCCTCCTCGGCACTCGAGACCCGGCCCGACCGGGCCCGCGAGGCTCTCGGCACGATCCGCACCGCTGCGCGCTCGGTGCTCGGCGAGATCGGCGACCTGCTGGAGGTGCTGCGCAGCGACGAGCGCCTCGCCGAGTCGGCCGGCCCGCAGCCCGGCCTCGAGCGCCTCGACGAGCTGGTCGGCCGCTTCGAGGCCGACGGCCTGCAGATCACGCTGCGCACCGAGGGCGACCCCGCCGCGGTGACCGGCGCGGTCGATCTCGTCGCCTACCGCGTGGTGCAGGAGGCGCTCACCAACGCCCACAAGCACGGCGCCGACCACCGCGCCCACGTCCTCCTCGACATCGGCGGCGACCGGGTCGGGATCGTCGTGACCAACCCGGTCCCGGCGGAGGCGGCGCCCGCGCCCCGGGGAGCCGGGCACGGGCTGCTCGGCCTGCGCGAGCGGGTCGCCTCCGTCCGCGGCTCGGTCACGACCGGCCCGGCGCCCGGCGGCTACCGCGTCGCGGCGACGCTGCCACTGCCGCAGCAGCAGCAGCCACCGCCGCAGCACGTGCCGGACGCCTCCCACGCGACCGCCTCCCGTGCGACTCCCTCCCACGCGACTCCCTCCCTCGGATCGGACGGCGACTCATGA
- a CDS encoding response regulator transcription factor: MTTVLVVDDQALIRQAVSDILGATSDIEVVGEARNGRDAVQLARSLRPDVVLMDIRMPELDGIGATAEICADPALAGTRVLILTTFEEDEYLVAALRSGASGFLGKGAEPEEIAAAVRAVHAGDSLLSPAATRSLITRYVLAPSTTLIVPPEFEHLTEREREVLLLVARGRSNQEIAQELFISPHTAKTHVNRTMTKLGAHDRAQLVILAYESGLLAPGAP; this comes from the coding sequence ATGACCACCGTGCTCGTCGTCGACGACCAGGCGCTCATCCGCCAGGCCGTGTCGGACATCCTCGGAGCCACCTCCGACATCGAGGTGGTCGGCGAGGCGCGGAACGGGCGCGACGCCGTGCAGCTGGCGCGAAGCCTCCGCCCCGATGTCGTGCTGATGGACATCCGGATGCCCGAGCTCGACGGGATCGGCGCCACCGCCGAGATCTGCGCCGACCCGGCCCTCGCCGGCACGCGGGTCCTGATCCTCACCACCTTCGAGGAGGACGAGTACCTCGTCGCCGCCCTGCGCTCCGGAGCCAGCGGCTTCCTCGGCAAGGGCGCCGAGCCGGAGGAGATCGCCGCGGCCGTCCGCGCCGTCCACGCGGGCGACAGCCTGCTCTCTCCGGCCGCCACCCGCAGCCTCATCACCCGGTACGTCCTCGCGCCGTCGACGACGCTGATCGTGCCGCCCGAGTTCGAGCACCTCACCGAGCGCGAGCGCGAGGTGCTGCTCCTGGTGGCGCGCGGGCGCTCGAACCAGGAGATCGCGCAGGAGCTGTTCATCTCGCCGCACACCGCGAAGACCCACGTGAACCGCACGATGACCAAGCTCGGCGCCCACGACCGCGCGCAGCTGGTGATCCTGGCGTACGAGAGCGGGCTGCTGGCGCCGGGCGCCCCCTGA